A single window of Halobacterium jilantaiense DNA harbors:
- a CDS encoding CBS domain-containing protein encodes MRVEAAMTTDVVSVAAEASLHEAAGRMLDASVGSVVVTSDGNPAGILTEFDFVAAGHEFDRAFSEIPVYAAASRPLETVEPSASVERAAHQMHEAEVSHLPVADGLDLVGIVTTTDLLAVRDRIDDDAERALRAREDWTTRG; translated from the coding sequence ATGCGCGTCGAGGCTGCGATGACGACGGACGTGGTGTCGGTGGCCGCCGAGGCCTCGCTACACGAGGCCGCCGGCCGGATGCTGGACGCGAGCGTGGGCAGCGTCGTCGTCACGAGCGACGGCAATCCAGCGGGCATCCTCACCGAGTTCGACTTCGTCGCGGCCGGCCACGAGTTCGACCGGGCGTTCTCCGAGATTCCCGTCTACGCCGCGGCCTCGCGGCCGCTGGAGACCGTGGAGCCGTCGGCGTCCGTGGAACGCGCCGCCCACCAGATGCACGAGGCCGAGGTGAGTCACCTCCCGGTCGCGGACGGCCTCGACCTCGTCGGCATCGTCACGACCACGGACCTCCTCGCCGTCCGCGACCGCATCGACGACGACGCGGAGCGAGCGCTCAGAGCCCGCGAGGACTGGACCACCCGGGGGTAG
- a CDS encoding lysylphosphatidylglycerol synthase transmembrane domain-containing protein — MDRERLTATAAGFLVAAVVFAVMFYVVDAGEVLAEARGADPALLAGVAALILAWNVAWGVELWTVLEALGVDAPVSTALLANAAGAFANHVTPFGQAGGEPVTAWLLTQAADTDYEVSLASITSLDAINVVPSTTFALVGAAYYVVTVPQLPSELRGLTTAVAGGVAVVAVAAVVLYVFRDGVGRVVADAAYRVVHAVTDRVPRLTPPSRDALMDRVRTFAAAIGRVGRDRRRLVSAVALSALGWGFQAVGLWVTFLALDTTIPFYVPFFVLPLGTMGSVLPTPGALGGTEAINVTALTVVTSAAAPTVAAAVTIHSVGGYILTTSVGAAAASVLGVQGRRQK; from the coding sequence GTGGACAGAGAGCGCCTCACGGCCACGGCCGCCGGCTTCCTCGTCGCCGCAGTGGTCTTCGCCGTCATGTTCTACGTCGTGGACGCCGGCGAGGTGCTGGCGGAGGCTCGGGGTGCCGACCCCGCGCTGCTCGCCGGTGTCGCCGCGCTCATTCTCGCGTGGAACGTCGCCTGGGGCGTCGAACTGTGGACGGTTCTGGAGGCGCTGGGCGTCGACGCGCCGGTGTCGACCGCGCTCCTGGCGAACGCTGCCGGGGCGTTCGCGAACCACGTCACGCCGTTCGGGCAGGCGGGCGGCGAGCCAGTGACGGCGTGGCTGCTCACGCAGGCAGCCGACACCGACTACGAGGTGAGCCTCGCGTCCATCACGTCCCTGGACGCCATCAACGTCGTGCCGTCGACGACGTTCGCGCTCGTCGGCGCTGCGTACTACGTCGTCACGGTCCCGCAACTGCCGAGCGAACTCCGGGGGCTGACGACCGCAGTGGCCGGCGGCGTCGCTGTCGTCGCGGTCGCCGCTGTCGTGCTGTACGTGTTCCGAGACGGCGTCGGTCGCGTCGTCGCGGACGCCGCCTACCGCGTCGTCCACGCCGTCACTGACCGCGTTCCGCGACTCACGCCGCCGAGTCGGGACGCGCTGATGGACCGCGTCCGGACGTTCGCCGCCGCCATCGGGCGCGTGGGCCGGGACCGCCGGCGGCTCGTCAGCGCGGTCGCGCTCTCCGCGCTCGGCTGGGGGTTCCAGGCAGTCGGGCTCTGGGTGACGTTCCTCGCGCTCGACACCACCATCCCGTTCTACGTGCCCTTCTTCGTGTTGCCGCTGGGAACGATGGGGTCCGTGCTCCCGACGCCGGGCGCGCTCGGCGGGACGGAAGCCATCAACGTCACCGCGCTCACGGTGGTCACGTCGGCGGCCGCGCCGACCGTCGCTGCGGCCGTCACGATTCACAGCGTCGGTGGGTACATCCTCACCACGAGCGTCGGCGCTGCGGCCGCGAGCGTGCTCGGTGTGCAGGGACGCCGCCAGAAGTGA
- a CDS encoding sulfatase family protein, with amino-acid sequence MTTDTPPNLLILCVDCLRDDFVRSDRTDTPFLDSLRADGLDCSNVYSSTTTTTPAMASLLTGTYNERNGVMSLRRGTLSADVDPLGAVLGDAGYHTEAQVTGPLLPETGLDRGFDVYDHRSEDADLFRGWKPELLDRLESMPEPFGAFVHLWELHEDVHVPDEYDSPEYGATPYGRALSALDRDLADLVDAAPENTVVAFVGDHGESVTFRNSPLRLLVKSARDALQYYGGVDLRDRVAALNRRWDDRGPDITDHYLENGHGENVYDFTTNVPFVLAGPGVEAGSVNAQLRQVDVLPTLLDALGVDERPDNEVDGEPVSAATDSDRPAYLRACGASLHRERNWARAVRADGYKYVTYPDRDWDAELYDLDADPRELRRIDDPDVEARMERLLPARGQPLDQLEELDIDDHLEDLGYL; translated from the coding sequence ATGACTACGGACACGCCCCCGAACCTCCTGATACTCTGCGTTGACTGCCTGCGCGACGACTTCGTGCGCAGCGACCGAACCGACACGCCGTTCCTCGACTCGCTGCGCGCGGACGGCCTCGACTGCTCGAACGTCTACTCGTCGACCACGACGACGACGCCGGCGATGGCGAGCCTCCTCACGGGAACGTACAACGAGCGCAACGGCGTCATGTCGCTGCGCCGGGGGACGCTCTCGGCGGACGTCGACCCGCTCGGGGCCGTGCTCGGTGACGCGGGCTACCACACCGAAGCGCAGGTCACCGGACCGCTCCTGCCGGAGACGGGCCTCGACAGGGGCTTCGACGTGTACGACCACCGCTCCGAGGACGCCGACCTCTTCCGCGGCTGGAAGCCCGAGCTACTCGACCGTCTCGAATCCATGCCGGAGCCGTTCGGCGCGTTCGTCCACCTCTGGGAGCTCCACGAGGACGTCCACGTCCCCGACGAGTACGACAGCCCCGAGTACGGCGCGACGCCGTACGGCCGCGCGCTCTCGGCGCTCGACCGCGACCTCGCCGACCTCGTGGACGCCGCCCCGGAGAACACGGTCGTCGCGTTCGTCGGCGACCACGGCGAGAGCGTCACCTTCCGGAACTCGCCGTTGCGACTCCTCGTGAAGTCCGCCCGGGACGCCCTCCAGTACTACGGCGGCGTCGACCTCCGGGACCGCGTGGCGGCGCTGAACCGCCGCTGGGACGACCGCGGCCCCGACATCACCGACCACTACCTGGAGAACGGCCACGGCGAGAACGTCTACGACTTCACGACGAACGTTCCGTTCGTGCTCGCGGGGCCGGGCGTCGAGGCGGGCTCCGTGAACGCCCAGCTCCGGCAGGTCGACGTGTTGCCGACCCTCCTCGACGCGCTCGGCGTCGACGAACGCCCCGACAACGAGGTCGACGGGGAGCCGGTGTCGGCCGCGACCGACAGCGACCGCCCGGCGTACCTCCGAGCGTGTGGCGCGTCGCTGCACCGCGAGCGGAACTGGGCGCGGGCGGTGCGCGCGGACGGCTACAAGTACGTCACGTACCCCGACCGCGACTGGGACGCCGAACTGTACGACCTCGACGCCGACCCCCGAGAACTCCGCCGCATTGACGACCCCGACGTCGAAGCCCGGATGGAGCGGTTGCTGCCCGCTCGCGGCCAGCCGCTCGACCAGCTAGAGGAACTCGACATCGACGACCACCTCGAAGACCTCGGCTACCTCTGA
- a CDS encoding formyltetrahydrofolate deformylase: protein MPSEQQSTGVATDDSDYTEVTVVGADRTGIVAAVTGLLFEHGANIEDIEQTVRDGVFRMTLLADCGFEDGETPVTDREAFRDDLHAAGEDLDVDVTVRFPGERDEGIAVLVTREDHCLRALLDADLDAPVRVVVGNHDDLQSVAEEYGVPFYDIGDDSGTPDEERLLDLLDEYDVDLVLLARYMRILSPDVVFRYAGRIVNVHPSLLPAFPGAQAYRQAVEAGVRVAGVTAHYVTTDLDQGPILTQRAFTVPPNATVEDLKQRGQPLEAEALVAAARAHLAGDTTVRRGAVDVDGDHEYGALAGD from the coding sequence ATGCCCAGCGAGCAGCAGTCCACGGGCGTAGCGACCGACGACAGTGACTACACCGAAGTCACGGTCGTCGGAGCCGACCGCACCGGCATCGTCGCCGCGGTCACCGGACTGCTGTTCGAGCACGGCGCGAACATCGAGGACATCGAGCAGACGGTCAGGGACGGCGTGTTCCGGATGACGCTGCTGGCAGATTGCGGCTTCGAGGACGGCGAGACGCCCGTCACCGACCGCGAGGCGTTCCGCGACGACCTCCACGCGGCCGGCGAGGACCTCGACGTGGACGTCACGGTCCGGTTCCCGGGCGAGCGCGACGAGGGCATCGCCGTCCTCGTCACGAGAGAAGACCACTGCCTGCGCGCGCTCCTCGACGCCGACCTCGACGCACCCGTCCGGGTCGTCGTCGGCAACCACGACGACCTCCAGTCGGTCGCCGAAGAGTACGGCGTCCCGTTCTACGACATCGGCGACGACTCGGGTACTCCCGACGAGGAGCGCCTGCTCGACTTGCTCGACGAGTACGACGTCGACCTCGTGTTGCTCGCGCGCTACATGCGCATCCTCAGCCCGGACGTCGTCTTCCGGTACGCCGGCCGCATCGTGAACGTCCACCCGAGCCTGCTGCCCGCGTTCCCGGGCGCGCAGGCCTACCGGCAGGCCGTCGAGGCGGGCGTCCGCGTCGCGGGCGTCACCGCCCACTACGTCACGACGGACCTCGACCAGGGACCGATTCTCACCCAGCGCGCGTTCACCGTCCCGCCGAACGCGACCGTCGAGGACCTCAAGCAGCGCGGCCAGCCCCTCGAAGCCGAGGCGCTCGTCGCCGCCGCCCGCGCCCACCTCGCCGGCGACACGACCGTCCGCCGCGGCGCGGTCGACGTCGACGGCGACCACGAGTACGGCGCGCTCGCGGGAGATTAG
- the purS gene encoding phosphoribosylformylglycinamidine synthase subunit PurS, translating into MTAYTATVTVRLKRGVLDPEAETTQQALERLGFELGDLRSADRFEIDLDADDETAAADRAGEMAERLLANPTIHDYDVAVEPRE; encoded by the coding sequence ATGACCGCGTACACCGCCACGGTGACGGTCCGACTGAAGCGGGGCGTCCTCGACCCCGAAGCCGAAACCACCCAGCAGGCCCTCGAACGCCTCGGGTTCGAACTCGGCGACCTCCGGTCGGCCGACCGCTTCGAGATCGACCTCGACGCCGACGACGAGACGGCGGCAGCCGACCGCGCCGGCGAGATGGCCGAACGCCTGCTCGCGAACCCGACCATCCACGACTACGACGTGGCGGTCGAACCCCGGGAATGA
- the purQ gene encoding phosphoribosylformylglycinamidine synthase I — MTVSVIRFGGSNCDRDAVRALEHLGVDAEIAWHEDGLPADTEGVVVPGGFSYGDYLRAGAMAGRSPIMAEIRDRADDGVPVLGVCNGAQIGCEAGLTPGAFTTNASARFQCERVHLRVENADTLWTAAYDEGEVVEVPIAHGEGRFEVGEDAYDDLVADDRVLFRYCDADGEVTDDANPNGSTGAVAGILGDSDNVAVMMPHPERATLPELGLTDGQGVLDAFA; from the coding sequence ATGACTGTCTCGGTGATTCGCTTCGGTGGCTCGAACTGCGACCGGGACGCCGTCCGCGCCCTCGAACACCTCGGCGTCGACGCCGAAATCGCCTGGCACGAGGACGGCCTCCCCGCCGACACCGAGGGCGTCGTCGTCCCCGGGGGCTTCTCCTACGGCGACTACCTCCGGGCCGGCGCGATGGCCGGCCGTTCCCCCATCATGGCCGAGATTCGGGACCGCGCTGACGACGGCGTCCCCGTCCTCGGCGTCTGCAACGGCGCGCAAATCGGCTGTGAGGCCGGCCTGACGCCGGGCGCGTTCACGACGAACGCCAGCGCGCGCTTCCAGTGCGAGCGCGTCCACCTCCGCGTCGAGAACGCTGACACACTCTGGACCGCCGCCTACGACGAGGGCGAGGTCGTCGAGGTCCCCATCGCGCACGGCGAGGGGCGCTTCGAGGTCGGCGAGGACGCCTACGACGACCTCGTCGCCGACGACCGCGTGCTCTTCCGGTACTGCGACGCGGACGGCGAAGTCACCGACGACGCGAACCCGAACGGCTCCACGGGCGCTGTCGCCGGCATCCTCGGCGACAGCGACAACGTCGCCGTCATGATGCCCCATCCCGAGCGCGCGACACTCCCCGAACTCGGACTCACCGACGGCCAGGGCGTCCTCGACGCGTTCGCCTGA
- a CDS encoding 2Fe-2S iron-sulfur cluster-binding protein has protein sequence MPTINYRSREIDCEEGTVLRDALKDAGETPHNGLADSLNCRGMATCGTCAVSVEGDVSEPTSGEKRRLSFPPHDADSGLRLACQTEVYGDVTVTKHDGFWGQHVERDEDA, from the coding sequence ATGCCAACAATAAACTATCGCAGCCGTGAGATAGACTGCGAGGAGGGTACCGTGCTCCGTGACGCACTGAAAGACGCCGGCGAGACGCCGCACAACGGCCTCGCCGACAGCCTGAACTGCCGCGGGATGGCGACCTGCGGGACGTGCGCTGTCTCGGTCGAGGGCGACGTGAGCGAGCCGACAAGCGGGGAGAAACGTCGACTGTCGTTCCCGCCCCACGATGCCGACAGCGGCCTCCGGCTGGCCTGCCAGACCGAGGTCTACGGGGACGTGACCGTCACGAAACACGACGGCTTCTGGGGGCAGCACGTCGAGCGCGACGAGGACGCGTAG
- a CDS encoding alpha/beta hydrolase, with product MTASDGSLVARRRRERVAVWVVGLLVVAATVGVGWAATPYHDARGSVAAVEAQSGVTVDRTDAGGYVLRPTGADTDTGLVFYPGARVHPDAYVGSLAALASEAGVTVVIPKLPLNLAVVDYGLASTGLRSHAAERAIATHESVDDWYVGGHSLGGAMACQYAAGNEDVSGLVLYGSYCDVDVSDRADLAVLSVVGESDTVLNRAAYEDSLANLPTSARVAVLPGVNHTQFGTYVGQDAPSGTTFETAHDRLNAVAVPWFQNETETVRLARTGIAG from the coding sequence ATGACTGCCTCCGACGGGTCACTAGTCGCTCGTCGCCGTCGAGAACGGGTCGCCGTCTGGGTCGTCGGCCTGCTCGTCGTCGCTGCCACTGTCGGTGTCGGCTGGGCGGCGACACCCTATCACGACGCCCGCGGAAGCGTCGCCGCCGTCGAGGCCCAGAGCGGCGTCACCGTCGACCGGACGGACGCCGGCGGGTACGTCCTCCGGCCGACCGGCGCGGACACCGACACCGGCCTCGTCTTCTACCCCGGCGCGCGCGTCCACCCGGACGCCTACGTCGGGTCGCTCGCCGCGCTCGCGAGCGAGGCCGGCGTCACCGTCGTGATTCCGAAGCTCCCGCTGAACCTCGCCGTCGTCGACTACGGGCTGGCGAGCACCGGCCTCCGCTCCCACGCGGCCGAGCGAGCGATAGCCACCCACGAGAGCGTCGATGACTGGTACGTCGGCGGGCACTCTCTCGGCGGCGCGATGGCGTGCCAGTACGCTGCAGGGAACGAGGACGTCTCCGGGCTGGTGCTGTACGGGTCGTACTGCGACGTGGACGTCTCCGACCGCGCGGACCTCGCCGTGCTGAGCGTCGTCGGGGAGTCGGACACCGTGCTGAACCGGGCGGCCTACGAGGACTCGCTCGCGAACCTCCCCACATCGGCGCGCGTCGCGGTGCTACCGGGCGTCAATCACACCCAGTTCGGGACGTACGTCGGACAGGACGCGCCCTCGGGGACGACGTTCGAGACCGCACACGACCGGCTGAACGCGGTTGCAGTCCCGTGGTTCCAGAACGAGACCGAGACCGTCCGATTAGCGCGCACCGGAATCGCCGGCTGA
- a CDS encoding YgaP family membrane protein has protein sequence MVERNVGGRDRLVRTVLAVALTALAVVKLRDGDRTTGLLAGVAAAGLGFNAVTCFCGLNAALGVDTTSEE, from the coding sequence ATGGTCGAACGCAACGTCGGCGGCCGCGACCGACTCGTCCGCACCGTGCTCGCCGTGGCGCTCACCGCGCTCGCGGTCGTGAAACTCCGGGACGGCGACCGAACCACCGGCCTGCTCGCAGGCGTCGCCGCTGCCGGCCTCGGATTCAACGCCGTCACCTGTTTCTGCGGGCTGAACGCCGCACTCGGCGTCGACACCACCAGCGAGGAGTGA